The following is a genomic window from Sulfitobacter pontiacus.
GTGCAGGCGGGATCAACCGGATGTTGATCCGGTTCTCTTCGGCCAGCAGGCGGAACTGGTCAGCCTGATCGACCTGCAAGTAATTCATCCGCGCGGCCAGACCGCCCATGAACAGCAGCTGCGCGCTGCCCAACAAAACAGCGCGGCGGCTGAGCTTGGAGTGGCTGGCTTCGCTATCGGCCCTGCTGCGTCTCATCTTGGTCTCCTCATGAGCGGTTGCCCATACTGTCCAGATCGCCGGGGGCGGATTTGCGCACACCCATCAGCGCATGGGTCACAAACACCACAGCCGGATAGGTCAGGATCGTGACGGCCAGCTCAAACAGGCTCAGCGACCATTGTGGCGGTGGGACCAGCAGCAACGATAGCACGATCCGGTTCAGCATCAAAATAGCGATCAGCCATACGGAGACCGCCAGCCATTCCGCGCCAAAGGTGCTGTCGCGCAGGGTGCGGCCACGGGTTTTCATATTCTCGCATGCCAGCAACGCCAGCAGCGCCCAGAGGCCGGGCGGGCGTTGCAGCAACAGGTCCGTCAGCAGGAAGGCGACGGCAAGCAGCAGGGCGGGGACATAGTCGGGCCGCCGCACAGACCACGCCAGCGCAAAGGCGATCAGCAGGTCGGGGGCGATCCAGATGCGGTCACTGCCCTGGTCCAGCAGGGCACGCAGACGCGCCTCTGCGGGGTCGATGGTGGCCAGTGGGGGCGACAGCTCGGGCGCGAACAGCGCGATCGGCTGGGTATCAAGCGGCAGCAGATGGAAAAACAACAGAACCACCGTCAGCGCCAGAAACGCCGCGCGCATCAGCCACAATCGCAGGGGCGACAGTTCGTCCATCATTCGGTCGCAGGATCAAAGGGCAGGGGCGCGATCATGCCCGTGGCGTCATCCCGCACCACGGCCGCATCCTCGTTCACTTTTTCGGAGCCATGGTGGCGCAGCACGCGCAGGAATTCGAGCCGCTCGAAATCCGCCGCAAGACGCACGCGCAGCCGCCCGCCGGGGTCGGCGGCGACCTGACCGATCAGGATACCCGCAGGAAACACGCCGCCATCGCCAGAGCTGCTGACCCGATCACCGGGACGCACGAGGTCGGGGTTCTCGAGAAAATCAATCGGTGGCGCGGCGGAGTTGTCGCCCGCAATAATCGCCCGCTGTCCCGACGGCTGGATCACCGCAGGTATGCGGCTAGAGGTATCGGTCACCAGAATGACGCGCGCGGTGTTTTCGCCCACGCCGGAAATACGCCCGACCAGCCCGATGCCGTCCACCGTGGCCCAGCCATCGACAATGCCGTCACGGGCCCCGACGTTCAGCAGCACAGATTGGCGGAAGGGCGACCCGGAGTCTGCCTGCACCACACCGGTGATATGGGTCAAACGCGGATCAAGCCGCACCTTGTTCAGGTCCAGCAAACGGGCGTTTTCCTGTTCAAGCTGTAGCGCGGCCTCTTTCCAGGTCTGCATCTTGCGCAGCTCGGACCGCAGTTCCTGGTTCTGCACGGTCAGACGTTGATAGCTTTGGAAATCGCGGAACAGGTTCACCGTACCGGTAACAGGGGTCATCGCCCAATCCAGATTGGGGACGATCCGGTCGGTGATCTGCGCGCGAAACCGTTCGACACGGGGGCTGTCGATCCGCCACAGCAGAAAGATGCCCGCCAGCACCAGCACGATGACGGCCAGCAGCAAGCGGCGCAGCGGGCGCCCAAAATCGTTCGAAGAGGATCGGTCGATGGCCATGCGTTATACGTTTCCCACCGCGAGGGCAGCGCCGTCCTGCCGCATCACGGGCTGTTATAGCTGCGCTGATTAGCTGTCGTAGTCGATGGCGTGGCGCAGCTGCTTTTCATACTCCAGCGCTTTGCCGGTGCCCAAGGCCACGCAGTTCAACGGTTCATCCGCCACGGAAATGGCCAGCCCGGTCTGTTCGCGCAGCGCCAGATCGAGATCGCCCAGCAAGGCACCGCCACCGGTCAGCATGACGCCACGGTCCACGATGTCAGCCGCCAGATCGGGCGGGGTGGTTTCCAGCGCGGTCATCACCGCCTCGCAGATCTGCTGCACAGGCTCGGCCAGCGCTTCGGCGATCTGCGCCTGGGTCACTTCGATCTCTTTGGGGACACCGTTCAGCAGGTCGCGCCCACGGATCTGCATCGATGTGCCGCGCCCGTCGTCGGGCATCCGTGCGGTCCCGATAGAGGTTTTCACCCGCTCGGCCGTTGTTTCACCGATCAGCAGGTTTTGCTGGCGACGCAGGTAGCTGATGATCGCCTCGTCCATACGGTCGCCGCCCACACGGACAGAGCGCGCATAGACGATATCGCCCAAGGACAGCACCGCAACCTCGGTTGTGCCACCCCCTATATCGACAACCATGTTCCCGGTCGGATCGGTGATCGGCATGCCCGCCCCGATGGCCGCCGCAATCGGTTCGGCAATCAGGCCGGCGCGGCGTGCGCCCGCAGACAGCACCGACTGACGGATCGCGCGTTTTTCAACAGGCGTCGCCCCATGCGGCACGCAGACGATGATCTTGGGCTTCGAGAAGGTCGACCGTTTGTGCACCTTGCGGATGAAATGCTTGATCATCTCTTCGGCGGTGTCAAAGTCGGCAATCACGCCCTCGCGCATGGGGCGGATCGCTTCGATGCTGCCGGGGGTCCGGCCCAGCATCAACTTTGCGTCTTCGCCCACGGCCAACACCTTTTTGACGCCATCCTTGACGTGATAGGCGACAACCGAAGGTTCGGACAGGACGATGCCCTTGCCTTTGACATAAACCAAGGTGTTCGCGGTCCCGAGGTCGATGGCCATATCGGACGAGAACAAACCACGGAATTGATCAAAAACGGACATGGGCAGCAGGACCTTGCAAAAATTCATTTTGGCCCGTCGACTCTGACAAGTCACGGGCTAAACGGCTTATAGGCCGATGAGGTCAAAGACGAAAGGGGGGTTGACCTTTGTGGTGGCATGATGCCGCCACCGCGCTATGGTTTGCGGCAAGCCGGACAATAGGGGGAGAGAGAAATGCAGAAGATTCAAGTTATTGGTGTGCATCACATTACGCTGATGGGCGCGGACCGTCAGACCAGTATCGACTTCTGGGAGGGTCTGCTGGGCATGCCGTTCATCTTCGATCAGCCAAATCTGGACGATCCCGACGAAGGGCACCTGTATTTCGATCCCGGCGACGGCCGGTTGATCACCATCTTTACCAATGAAAACCGCAAACCCGTCTACAGTCGCACGCCGATGGACGCGGGCTGCGTGCATCACCTCGCGTTCGAGGTCGACCGCGCCATGTTTGATCAAGTGCTCGACCGGCTCAAGGAGCGGGGGATCGGAAATTCGGGCGTGAAGGATCGCGGGTTCATGCATTCGATCTACTTCAAGGACCCGCTGGGGTTCCTGATCGAACTGGCCTGCTACACCTTCATCCCGCCGCGCGGATCGTCCCACGCGGAAGTGATGCTAGAGGCGCATAAGCTGCGCGTCGCGCGCGGAGATCATCACATCGAACGCCAGCATCTGGCCGATGCCACAGTGATGATCGTCGAACGCTCGCAACGGTCGCTGTCAGAGGATCGCAGCCCCAAGGACCCCTATCGCTAAGGGGCGTCGGGCACCGGTTCAGGCGGGTCAAAAATACCACAAGTAAACGGATCGTAGCGGCGGTTTCGCTTGGGTGTTGCGGGCGGATTCCGCTGCGCCTAAGAGCCATGGTACGAGCAACCGTAAATTGTGCGAAGGAACCAGCATGATCCGTAATATTTTTGTCGCCTCGCTTCTGAGCGTGACCGCAACCGCCGCTGCCGCCGAACTGACCTATGGCACGGCTTTCGCGAAATTCCACGACTTCGACGTTGACGGCGCAGGCACGATCGACGTGAAATCCTTTGGCGGCGGCATCGAATACCGCTACGACAACTTCATCTTCTCGGGTGAGCTGTCGAACATTTCTATCGAGGGCGTCGATATCGATCTGGGCACAGTGGGCGTTGAATACGCTCTGGCCAACGGCTTTAACATCGGCCTCGACTATTCGCGTTTTGACATCGAAGGCTTCGACGCGGATGTCACCAGCCTGTTCGGGTCGTATCAGTCCGGCGCGCATACCTTTGGTGCCGCAATCGGTGATTCCTCCGATCTGGACGACATGACCTTCAGCATCTTCGCCGCTTGGGATGTTACCCCAACTGGCACCGTCGGTCTGGACCTCGTTCACATCGAAGACGAGACGCTTTACGCCGCCTATGCCGATTATGACGTCGCGCAATACAACGTGCAGGCCGACCTGCTAAAACTGGATGATCTGAGCGTTGTCGCTGTCGCAGGCGGCTATGAATTCGCCAACGGCTTCTCTGCTATCGGTTCTGTCGGGTTCCTGGATCTGGGGCCCGAAGACGTGCGGTCGATCACCATCGGCGGTCAGTATGAATTCACTCCCGGTGCGAACGTAGAGCTGGCCTTGGGCCGTCTGGACTTTGACAGTGGCGAGGACGTGGACCAGCTGACTTTCGGCGTGAACTATGAATTGGGTCGCCGTACCTCCAAGCGTCGTTCGCTGGGTAACATCTTTTCAAGCGCGACCGGTACTTTTGCGGGTCTGACAGATTTCTAATCTGCGCTGACAGACCACCAGATACAGAAAAGGCCCCCGACTTCGGGGGCCTTTTTGCGTTCGCGGGGGAAGAGCGGGCGGGTTAACCCACCACGTCTTTATAGCTGATCTCGCGCTTGTCGGTGCCGCCCTTCTCGCGGCGCACCAACAGACGGTTGAGCGCGTGGATATAGGCGCGGACCGATGCCACCACGGTGTCTGTATCGGCCGACTGACCGGTCACGATGCGGCCGTCTTCCTCGAGCCGGACAGAAACGGTGGCCTGCGCGTCGGTGCCTTCGGTCACGGCGTGCACCTGATACAATTGCAAGCGCGCGCTGTGATCGACCAGTGCCTTGATGCAGTTGAACGCGGCATCCACAGGCCCGTCACCGGTTTGCGAGGTAGAGGTTTCGGCACCATCCACCGTCAGCGACATCTCTGCCTTCTGCGGGCCTTCGGTGCCGCAGACCACGGTCATGCTACCCAGCACAATACGGTCGCTTTCAGGGTCGGTCGCGGTGCGCATCAAGGCGATAAGATCGTCGTCGTAGATCTCTTTCTTGCGGTCGGCCAGTTCCTTGAAGCGGACAAAGACATCCTTGAGCTGGTTATCCCCCAGTTCATAGCCGAGGTTTTCCAGCTTCGAGCGCAACGCCGCACGGCCAGAGTGTTTGCCCATCACGATGTTGGTCTCGGTCAGGCCCACGTCTTCGGGGCGCATGATCTCGAATGTTTCGGCGTTCTTCAGCATGCCGTCCTGATGGATGCCGCTTTCATGCGCAAAGGCGTTCTTGCCGACGATGGCCTTGTTGAACTGCACGGCGAAGCCCGAAACAGCGGCAACACGGCGCGAGATATTCATGATCTTGGTGCTGTCGATCTTGGTCTGGAACGGCATGATGTCATTGCGCACTTTCAACGCCATCACGACCTCTTCCAACGCGGTGTTGCCCGCGCGTTCGCCCAAGCCGTTGATCGTACATTCGATCTGGCGCGCGCCCGCTTCGACGGCGGCAAGGCTGTTGGCGGTCGCCATGCCAAGGTCGTTGTGACAATGCGTGGCAAAGACGATCTCGTCCGCGCCGGGCACGTTTTCCAAGAGCTTGCGGATCAGATCGGCGCTTTCGCGCGGCGCGGTATAGCCAACGGTATCGGGGATGTTGATCGTGGTCGCCCCTGCCTTGATTGCGATTTCCACGGTGCGGTAAAGGTAATCAAGCTCTGTCCGCGTGGCGTCCATCGGCGACCATTGCACATTGTCGCAAAGGTTGCGCGCGTGGGTCACCGTTTCGTGGATGCGCTCGGCCATTTCGTCCATCGTGAGGTTCGGAATGGCGCGGTGCAGCGGCGAGGTGCCGATAAATGTGTGAATGCGGGGCTGGGCCGCGTGTTTGATCGCCTCGTAGCAACGATCAATGTCGCCGAACTGGGCGCGGGCCAAACCGCAGATGACCGAGTTCTTCGACAGCTTCGCGATTTCGCTGACGGCGGCGAAATCCCCTTCGGAGGCGATAGGGAAACCGGCCTCGATAATGTCGACGCCCATCTCGTCCAGCAGGCCCGCGATCTCGATCTTTTCGGCGTGGGTCATGGTGGCACCGGGGGATTGTTCGCCATCGCGCAATGTCGTGTCGAAAATCAAGACGCGGTCTTGTTGTGTGGTATCTGTCATCGTTTGGGTTCTTTCATTCTGCTATCTAAATCCGTGGCGCGCGGCACTTCCCTCTGAGCGGGCGCGCCGGATGGCACGCTCAGAGGCGGATTAGCAGCAGTAGGTTGGCACGCAGGAAAGTCGCGCAGCGGCGCGGCAGGATCGCAATATGATCGGCGTGTGTCATGGCGACAAGTTATACCCGTGCATTCGCAAATGGGAAGGGTTTTTCTGCGCCCTTTTTTCCGCGCTTGAAGGGGGGCTGTTTTCCGCTACCTCCCCTTGCATGAAACAGGTTTTGATCATCGGGGCGTCGGGCGGTGTGGGTGCCGCCTTGGCCGCCGCTTACGAGGGGCGTGGCGATACGGTCACGCGGCTGTCACGGTCGGTCGATGGGTTCGACATCACGGACGAACGCAGTGTGGACCATCACTTGACCGCGCTGAACGGGCGGTTTGATGTGGTGCTGGTGGCCACAGGCGCGCTCGAGATTGCCGGTGCCGCACCGGAAAAGACGATCAAATCCATCAGCCAGAAGGCGATGTTGGACCAATTCGCGTTGAACGCCGTGGGCCCTGCACTGGTGCTGCGCCACGCGGGCGACCTGCTGCGGCGGGACGCGCCTTGTGTCTTTGCCGTATTCTCGGCGCGGGTCGGGTCGATCGGCGACAACCGGATCGGCGGCTGGATCAGCTATCGCAGCGCCAAGGCGGCGGTGAACCAGATCGTGCACACCGCCGCGATCGAACTGACGCGCAGTCACAAGAGCAGTATCTGCGTCGCTCTGCACCCCGGCACGGTCAAGACCGCCTTTACCGCGAAATACCTTGCCCGCCATCCCGCTGTCGCACCGGCGGAGGCGGCGGAAAATCTGCTGGCTGTGATCGACGGGCTGACGCCTGCGGACACAGGCCAGTTCTTTGACTGGGCCGGAAAGCCGGTGCCATGGTAGGGCGCTTGGTGCTGGTTCTGGGCGACCAGCTGACAGAAACGCTCAGCGCCTTGGCGCAGGCGGATAAGGCACGCGATACGGTCGTGATGGCCGAGGTCGCGGACGAGGCGGCTTATGTCCGGCATCACCCCAAGAAGATCGCCCTGATCTTTGCCGCGATGCGCAAGTTTGCCCATGCGTTGGAACAGGGCGGCTGGACGGTCGCCTATACGCAGTTGGACGATACGGATAACGCGGGTTCTATCGTGGGGGAATTGCTGCGTCGCGCCGCGCAGACGGGGGCAAGCGAGGTGCTGGCGACAGAGCCGGGGGAGTGGCGCTTGATCGACAAGCTGAAATACGCCCCGCTGAAGGTGCACCTGCTGCCCGACGACCGCTTTCTTGCCACTCATGCCGAATTCGAGGCATGGGCCGAAGGCCGCAAGGCGCTGCGGATGGAGTATTTCTACCGCGAGATGCGCCGCAAGACCGGCCTGCTGATGGAAGGGGACCAACCCGCTGGCGGCAAGTGGAACTTCGACCATGACAACCGCAAAGCCGCGCCCGAGGATGTCACCGTAGATGGCCCTCTGCGGTTCGACCCCGATGCCACGACGCGCGAAGTGCTGGAGCTGGTTCAAGCGCGTTTCGGCGATAACTTCGGCGCGCTAGAGCCTTTTTGGTTCGCCACCACCCGCGCCGAGGCGCTGCAAGCGCTCGACCATTTCATCGCGAATGCCCTGCCACGTTTTGGGGACTATCAAGACGCGATGCTGAACGAGAATGAATTCCTGTATCACGCGATCCTGTCGCCCTACCTCAACATCGGGTTGCTGAACGTGACCGAGATTTGCAAGGCCGCTGCCGACGCCTATGCCGCAGGTCATGCGCCGATCAACGCCGCCGAAGGGTTCATCCGGCAGATCATCGGCTGGCGCGAGTATGTGCGCGGCATCTATTTCCTTGAAGGGCCGGACTATACCGCCCGCAATATTCTGGGGCACGACCGCGACCTGCCGTGGTTCTACTGGGGTGGCGAAACGCGGATGAACTGTGTGGCCAAGGCCGTGGGGCAGACCAGGACCCAAGCCTATGCGCATCATATCCAGCGGTTGATGGTGACAGGCAACTTTGCCCTATTGGCGGGGATTGATCCGGCGCAGGTGCATGAATGGTATCTGGCGGTCTATGCCGATGCCTTTGAATGGGTAGAGGCCCCCAATACCATCGGCATGAGCCAATTCGCCGACGGCGGCGTTATCGCGTCCAAGCCCTATGTCTCGTCCGGGGCCTATATCAACCGCATGTCGGATCACTGCAAAAGCTGCCACTATTCAGTCAGCGCAAAGACGGGTGACACCGCTTGCCCGTTCAACCTGCTTTACTGGCACTTTCTGGACCGCCATCGCGACCGGTTCTCGAACAATCCGCGCATGGGCAATATGTACCGCACGTGGGACCGGATGGACGCCGACAAACGCAAGACAGTTCTGGCCGAAGGCGATGCCTTGCTCGCCCGTCTGGACGCGGGCGAGGTGATCTAGCCGTCGTTGCTTTCAGCCTCGTCCGTACTGTCGGCGGGTGCCTCTGACGGAGTGTCGGCGTCTGCCGGTGCCTCATCCGTGGCGTCTGGAGTGGCTGCCGCACCAGCATCTTCGGCAGGGGCTGTGCCCGCTTCTTGCAGCGCGCCGTTTACCCACTGGCCCGAGACTTCCT
Proteins encoded in this region:
- the mreC gene encoding rod shape-determining protein MreC, coding for MAIDRSSSNDFGRPLRRLLLAVIVLVLAGIFLLWRIDSPRVERFRAQITDRIVPNLDWAMTPVTGTVNLFRDFQSYQRLTVQNQELRSELRKMQTWKEAALQLEQENARLLDLNKVRLDPRLTHITGVVQADSGSPFRQSVLLNVGARDGIVDGWATVDGIGLVGRISGVGENTARVILVTDTSSRIPAVIQPSGQRAIIAGDNSAAPPIDFLENPDLVRPGDRVSSSGDGGVFPAGILIGQVAADPGGRLRVRLAADFERLEFLRVLRHHGSEKVNEDAAVVRDDATGMIAPLPFDPATE
- a CDS encoding rod shape-determining protein — translated: MSVFDQFRGLFSSDMAIDLGTANTLVYVKGKGIVLSEPSVVAYHVKDGVKKVLAVGEDAKLMLGRTPGSIEAIRPMREGVIADFDTAEEMIKHFIRKVHKRSTFSKPKIIVCVPHGATPVEKRAIRQSVLSAGARRAGLIAEPIAAAIGAGMPITDPTGNMVVDIGGGTTEVAVLSLGDIVYARSVRVGGDRMDEAIISYLRRQQNLLIGETTAERVKTSIGTARMPDDGRGTSMQIRGRDLLNGVPKEIEVTQAQIAEALAEPVQQICEAVMTALETTPPDLAADIVDRGVMLTGGGALLGDLDLALREQTGLAISVADEPLNCVALGTGKALEYEKQLRHAIDYDS
- a CDS encoding VOC family protein, whose protein sequence is MQKIQVIGVHHITLMGADRQTSIDFWEGLLGMPFIFDQPNLDDPDEGHLYFDPGDGRLITIFTNENRKPVYSRTPMDAGCVHHLAFEVDRAMFDQVLDRLKERGIGNSGVKDRGFMHSIYFKDPLGFLIELACYTFIPPRGSSHAEVMLEAHKLRVARGDHHIERQHLADATVMIVERSQRSLSEDRSPKDPYR
- a CDS encoding porin; this translates as MIRNIFVASLLSVTATAAAAELTYGTAFAKFHDFDVDGAGTIDVKSFGGGIEYRYDNFIFSGELSNISIEGVDIDLGTVGVEYALANGFNIGLDYSRFDIEGFDADVTSLFGSYQSGAHTFGAAIGDSSDLDDMTFSIFAAWDVTPTGTVGLDLVHIEDETLYAAYADYDVAQYNVQADLLKLDDLSVVAVAGGYEFANGFSAIGSVGFLDLGPEDVRSITIGGQYEFTPGANVELALGRLDFDSGEDVDQLTFGVNYELGRRTSKRRSLGNIFSSATGTFAGLTDF
- a CDS encoding 2-isopropylmalate synthase, producing the protein MTDTTQQDRVLIFDTTLRDGEQSPGATMTHAEKIEIAGLLDEMGVDIIEAGFPIASEGDFAAVSEIAKLSKNSVICGLARAQFGDIDRCYEAIKHAAQPRIHTFIGTSPLHRAIPNLTMDEMAERIHETVTHARNLCDNVQWSPMDATRTELDYLYRTVEIAIKAGATTINIPDTVGYTAPRESADLIRKLLENVPGADEIVFATHCHNDLGMATANSLAAVEAGARQIECTINGLGERAGNTALEEVVMALKVRNDIMPFQTKIDSTKIMNISRRVAAVSGFAVQFNKAIVGKNAFAHESGIHQDGMLKNAETFEIMRPEDVGLTETNIVMGKHSGRAALRSKLENLGYELGDNQLKDVFVRFKELADRKKEIYDDDLIALMRTATDPESDRIVLGSMTVVCGTEGPQKAEMSLTVDGAETSTSQTGDGPVDAAFNCIKALVDHSARLQLYQVHAVTEGTDAQATVSVRLEEDGRIVTGQSADTDTVVASVRAYIHALNRLLVRREKGGTDKREISYKDVVG
- a CDS encoding SDR family NAD(P)-dependent oxidoreductase is translated as MKQVLIIGASGGVGAALAAAYEGRGDTVTRLSRSVDGFDITDERSVDHHLTALNGRFDVVLVATGALEIAGAAPEKTIKSISQKAMLDQFALNAVGPALVLRHAGDLLRRDAPCVFAVFSARVGSIGDNRIGGWISYRSAKAAVNQIVHTAAIELTRSHKSSICVALHPGTVKTAFTAKYLARHPAVAPAEAAENLLAVIDGLTPADTGQFFDWAGKPVPW
- a CDS encoding cryptochrome/photolyase family protein, giving the protein MVGRLVLVLGDQLTETLSALAQADKARDTVVMAEVADEAAYVRHHPKKIALIFAAMRKFAHALEQGGWTVAYTQLDDTDNAGSIVGELLRRAAQTGASEVLATEPGEWRLIDKLKYAPLKVHLLPDDRFLATHAEFEAWAEGRKALRMEYFYREMRRKTGLLMEGDQPAGGKWNFDHDNRKAAPEDVTVDGPLRFDPDATTREVLELVQARFGDNFGALEPFWFATTRAEALQALDHFIANALPRFGDYQDAMLNENEFLYHAILSPYLNIGLLNVTEICKAAADAYAAGHAPINAAEGFIRQIIGWREYVRGIYFLEGPDYTARNILGHDRDLPWFYWGGETRMNCVAKAVGQTRTQAYAHHIQRLMVTGNFALLAGIDPAQVHEWYLAVYADAFEWVEAPNTIGMSQFADGGVIASKPYVSSGAYINRMSDHCKSCHYSVSAKTGDTACPFNLLYWHFLDRHRDRFSNNPRMGNMYRTWDRMDADKRKTVLAEGDALLARLDAGEVI